A portion of the Williamwhitmania sp. genome contains these proteins:
- a CDS encoding tetratricopeptide repeat protein, protein MKKGLVVLIFLSIVCSFSSVLAQNSKVDSLKKVLARARQDTARIEIYNQIGDSFLNVNLDSSLFYFSQVVRTIEHCHDLNKVSIRKNSLQHAKAERIIGAIYTEKGDYKIGITYLIKSIKEFQALDDQKMMAVAYRNLGVAECELGNFDSAIYFYTNSLNISRKLDFGSNVASNYINLGNVYYYQGIFDKAEEFYFKALKINEQLKNQAGVSSSYTNLGGVFYSEKNYKKAIDFYTRSLQIDSSLNDRSGMSIDYSNIGLAYSDLNQYKKSIFYYLKSLKISEELGEESGLIDVYNNLGLAYKEIGDFHNAIHYYTQSLRIAKKLSDKNGLATAQVNLSDIYVEIAQKSDSLRKIHYLEMALKFGKSALVISRAWNLMQLENFASKSLMGAYKEQKNWSEAYRYAEVYIATNDSLFSTTKTKAIAEMEAKYQNEKKQKEIEILEKDNTISEEKAHVQKIIILSISIGLLLLVFMITFILRRLQITRRQKRIIEEKNSLLNEKNEEISAQRDEIESQRDLVVTQRDRIETQSQKITDSITYAQRIQQAVLPSGNAIEDILGDHFILFKPKDIVSGDFYWATRSNEHLFVAVADCTGHGVPGAFMSMLGITLLNEIVRRKENFNAAEVLDRLRELMIEALKQKGIIGEQKDGMDMAFCILNTKTNTLQYAGANISLNIVSVNRELTVIGADKQPVAIFVKMKPFTNHDIPLSKGDCIYLASDGFKDQFGGPQGKKYMVKRFSELLMSIAEKPMEEQRQLLDQTFESWRGDQEQVDDLTILGVRV, encoded by the coding sequence ATGAAAAAAGGCTTGGTTGTTTTAATATTTTTATCCATCGTATGCAGTTTCAGTAGTGTATTAGCGCAAAATTCAAAGGTGGATTCACTGAAAAAAGTTTTGGCACGAGCAAGGCAGGATACAGCGCGAATAGAAATTTACAACCAAATAGGAGATAGTTTTTTAAACGTTAATTTGGATTCTTCTTTATTCTATTTTAGTCAGGTGGTGAGGACTATTGAACATTGCCATGACTTAAACAAAGTCTCGATAAGAAAGAATAGTTTGCAACATGCAAAGGCCGAAAGGATTATTGGAGCTATATATACTGAAAAAGGAGATTACAAAATTGGAATTACCTATCTAATAAAATCAATTAAGGAATTTCAGGCCTTAGATGATCAGAAGATGATGGCGGTTGCATATAGAAACCTTGGCGTTGCTGAATGTGAGTTGGGAAACTTTGATTCGGCTATATATTTCTATACAAATTCGTTGAATATAAGTCGTAAACTTGATTTTGGTAGTAATGTGGCTAGTAATTATATTAATTTAGGCAATGTTTATTACTACCAAGGCATTTTCGATAAGGCAGAAGAATTTTATTTCAAGGCTCTTAAAATTAATGAACAACTTAAAAATCAAGCAGGAGTATCTTCAAGTTACACAAATCTTGGAGGGGTGTTTTACAGTGAGAAAAACTATAAAAAAGCAATCGACTTTTATACCAGATCCTTGCAAATAGATTCTAGTTTGAATGATAGAAGTGGAATGTCAATTGACTATAGTAATATTGGTTTGGCTTATAGTGATTTGAATCAATACAAAAAATCAATATTTTATTATCTTAAGTCCCTTAAAATTAGTGAGGAGCTAGGAGAGGAAAGTGGTTTGATTGATGTCTACAACAATTTAGGCTTAGCATATAAGGAAATAGGTGATTTTCATAATGCAATACACTACTACACTCAGTCGCTTAGAATAGCTAAAAAGTTATCGGACAAAAATGGTCTTGCAACAGCGCAGGTAAATCTATCTGATATATACGTTGAAATCGCTCAAAAGAGTGATTCCTTAAGAAAAATACATTATTTAGAAATGGCTCTAAAGTTTGGTAAATCTGCATTAGTAATATCTCGAGCTTGGAACTTGATGCAGCTGGAGAATTTTGCTTCAAAATCTTTAATGGGAGCCTATAAGGAGCAGAAAAATTGGAGTGAAGCCTATCGTTACGCTGAAGTTTATATTGCAACGAATGATAGTTTGTTTAGTACAACAAAAACCAAGGCTATTGCTGAAATGGAGGCCAAATATCAGAATGAAAAGAAGCAGAAGGAAATAGAGATACTTGAAAAGGATAATACCATTAGTGAAGAAAAGGCACACGTACAAAAGATCATCATTCTTAGCATTTCCATAGGTCTTTTATTGCTTGTTTTTATGATCACATTTATACTCAGACGGCTACAAATCACTCGCAGGCAGAAGCGGATTATAGAGGAGAAGAATAGCCTTCTTAATGAAAAAAATGAGGAAATTAGTGCCCAGCGTGACGAGATTGAAAGTCAGCGTGACTTAGTAGTAACACAGCGTGATAGAATTGAGACTCAGAGCCAAAAGATAACCGATAGCATTACCTATGCGCAACGCATCCAGCAAGCTGTATTGCCATCGGGCAATGCGATTGAAGACATTTTAGGTGATCACTTTATTCTCTTTAAACCGAAAGATATAGTTTCCGGCGATTTTTACTGGGCCACCCGCTCCAACGAACACCTTTTTGTTGCTGTGGCCGACTGCACCGGGCATGGTGTTCCAGGTGCCTTTATGAGCATGTTGGGAATTACGCTGCTAAACGAGATTGTTCGTCGCAAGGAGAATTTTAACGCAGCAGAAGTGCTTGATAGGTTGCGAGAGTTGATGATTGAGGCGCTGAAGCAGAAGGGGATAATTGGAGAGCAAAAGGATGGAATGGACATGGCCTTTTGTATTTTGAATACCAAAACCAATACGTTACAGTATGCTGGTGCAAATATTTCATTGAATATTGTTTCTGTAAATAGAGAATTGACGGTTATAGGCGCCGACAAACAACCTGTCGCCATCTTTGTAAAAATGAAACCTTTCACCAATCATGATATTCCTCTGTCGAAGGGCGATTGTATTTATTTGGCTAGTGATGGGTTTAAAGATCAATTTGGTGGCCCTCAGGGGAAGAAATACATGGTTAAACGCTTCTCCGAACTACTGATGAGCATTGCCGAAAAACCAATGGAAGAGCAAAGGCAGCTGCTAGATCAGACCTTTGAAAGTTGGCGTGGAGATCAGGAGCAGGTCGATGACTTAACAATATTGGGAGTTAGGGTCTAA
- a CDS encoding IS200/IS605 family transposase, with product MSDYIHKSHNVTVILYPFVCPAKYRR from the coding sequence GTGAGTGACTATATACATAAAAGCCATAATGTAACTGTTATACTGTATCCTTTTGTTTGTCCTGCAAAATACAGGCG